The following proteins come from a genomic window of Microbacterium sp. SY138:
- a CDS encoding GNAT family N-acetyltransferase, with amino-acid sequence MTTTTGIGVSLTVASPLRDAAILHRWLADPHSAYWGMTDLDVPAVAAYLAAVDADPAQQAWLGLVDEVPLFYAETYDPAQVLLTEVHDAVPGDIGMHVLVSPPGEDPRHGLTDAVFAAVMSWCFDELGAERVVVEPDVRNARIRAKNVRAGFDEVRHVVIDEGGHLKTAMLSVCTRAGFAASDLIRLDREGRA; translated from the coding sequence ATGACGACGACGACCGGGATCGGAGTATCGCTCACCGTCGCCAGCCCCCTTCGGGACGCGGCTATCCTGCACCGCTGGCTGGCCGATCCCCATTCGGCGTACTGGGGCATGACCGACCTGGATGTCCCCGCCGTCGCGGCCTATCTCGCCGCTGTCGATGCTGATCCCGCCCAGCAGGCGTGGCTCGGGCTGGTCGACGAGGTCCCGCTGTTCTACGCCGAGACCTATGACCCGGCGCAGGTGCTGCTGACAGAGGTCCACGACGCGGTGCCGGGCGACATCGGCATGCACGTCCTGGTGTCACCTCCGGGCGAGGACCCCCGACACGGGCTGACCGATGCGGTGTTCGCCGCCGTGATGTCGTGGTGCTTCGATGAGCTCGGCGCGGAGCGCGTGGTCGTCGAACCGGATGTGCGCAACGCGCGCATCCGCGCGAAGAACGTGCGCGCCGGCTTCGACGAGGTGCGCCACGTCGTCATCGACGAGGGCGGGCACCTCAAGACCGCGATGCTCTCGGTGTGCACCCGCGCCGGCTTCGCGGCGTCCGACCTGATCCGCCTCGACCGAGAGGGACGCGCATGA
- a CDS encoding lysine N(6)-hydroxylase/L-ornithine N(5)-oxygenase family protein, which yields MTAHVHDVVGIGIGPFNLGLACLADPLGVDAVFLDRAESFRWHPGMMIEGSTIQVPFLADLVTMADPTSRFSFLNWLKQSGRLYPFYIRESFYALRTEYDAYCRWAAEQLHQLHWNHEVVRVEHDPVDDVYIVQAMRTDTGEERTLRTRHVVVGVGTSPTIPTALRDISGRAVHSSAYLENRDALRATDSITVVGSGQSAAEIYRDLLEGAREGGYRLDWITRSPRFFPMEYTKLTLEMTSPEYTDHFHGLPLALRQHLSREQRSLYKGVSCDLIDDIYDTLYRLSAEGPVPTTLLADTEVTAAEWDGVRFRLSLRHGQLGEQHDRETASLILATGYSAQTPPFLQGIADRLDWDALGRMDVARDYSVDGGRGRVFVQNGEEHTHGLTAPDLGFGAWRNSSILSSILGREVYPIERRIAFQDFGVPADALRESTVPGAVVR from the coding sequence ATGACCGCGCACGTGCACGACGTCGTCGGCATCGGCATCGGCCCGTTCAACCTGGGGCTCGCCTGTCTCGCGGATCCGCTCGGGGTGGACGCGGTGTTCCTCGACCGTGCGGAAAGCTTCCGATGGCACCCCGGGATGATGATCGAGGGCTCGACCATCCAGGTGCCGTTCCTGGCCGACCTGGTCACTATGGCCGATCCCACCTCGCGCTTCTCCTTCCTCAACTGGTTGAAGCAATCGGGGCGGCTCTACCCGTTCTACATCCGTGAGAGCTTCTATGCGCTGCGTACCGAATATGACGCGTACTGCCGCTGGGCGGCCGAGCAGCTGCACCAGCTGCACTGGAATCACGAGGTCGTGCGGGTCGAGCATGACCCTGTCGACGACGTCTACATCGTGCAGGCGATGCGCACCGACACCGGCGAGGAGCGCACACTGCGCACCCGTCACGTCGTCGTCGGGGTCGGCACGAGCCCCACGATCCCGACGGCTCTCCGCGACATCTCCGGCCGTGCCGTGCACAGCTCGGCATACCTGGAGAATCGTGATGCGCTTCGCGCGACGGATTCGATCACGGTGGTTGGCAGCGGCCAGTCGGCGGCCGAGATCTACCGCGATCTCCTCGAGGGTGCGCGCGAGGGCGGCTATCGTCTCGACTGGATCACCCGGTCGCCGCGGTTCTTCCCCATGGAGTACACGAAGCTCACCCTGGAGATGACCTCACCGGAGTACACCGATCACTTCCATGGCCTTCCCCTCGCACTGCGGCAGCACCTGAGTCGGGAGCAGCGGAGCCTCTACAAGGGTGTCTCCTGCGACCTCATCGACGACATCTACGACACCCTCTATCGGCTCAGCGCCGAAGGTCCAGTGCCCACGACGCTCCTCGCCGATACCGAGGTCACCGCCGCCGAGTGGGACGGCGTGCGCTTCCGGCTCTCGTTGCGGCACGGCCAGCTCGGAGAGCAGCACGACAGGGAGACGGCCTCGCTCATCCTCGCCACGGGGTACTCTGCCCAGACGCCGCCTTTCCTGCAGGGCATCGCCGACCGTCTGGACTGGGATGCTCTGGGCAGGATGGACGTCGCGCGCGACTACAGCGTCGACGGCGGACGCGGGCGGGTCTTCGTGCAGAACGGTGAAGAGCACACCCATGGGTTGACCGCCCCGGACCTCGGCTTCGGCGCCTGGCGCAACTCGTCGATCCTCTCGTCGATCCTCGGTCGAGAGGTCTACCCGATCGAGCGCCGCATCGCGTTCCAGGACTTCGGTGTCCCCGCCGATGCCCTCCGGGAGTCCACCGTGCCCGGGGCGGTCGTGCGATGA
- a CDS encoding pyridoxal-dependent decarboxylase: MTELLTSSTVDVYRSQIARTASRVAARFTETTQPTSGASLAELQKLVDRVDLAGSGIGTASAIREIDDLFLAHAVWFHHPLYAAHLNCPVALPAVAAETILAAVNTSVDTYDQSTVGTLMERRLIEAVTGWVGFASGDGIFTSGGTQSNLHALFLAREAALAAVGGSRTTSMSRLVVFATASSHFSVGKSSLLLGLADDAVIEVADDSAGRMLPADLDAAVSAAVAEGRVPIAVVATAGTTDRGVIDPLASIAAVCDARGLWLHVDAAYGGGLLVSSRRRHLLAGIERARSVTVDFHKSFFQPVSSSALLVRDPRDLVAGAWHADYLNPRENDEPNQVDKSLQTTRRFDALKLWATLRSMGTAQVGELFDAVIDLATAAGDLVDADPELELVGRTQLSTVLFRARPGDVPPAVQDELVAGVRRVLFESGRALVAKTVIDGRPCLKLTLLNPEATLDDVRTILDIVKDAATALAGISPDLVAAEATA; this comes from the coding sequence GTGACTGAGCTGCTCACTTCCTCGACCGTCGACGTCTACCGCTCCCAGATCGCACGCACGGCGTCTCGGGTGGCCGCAAGGTTCACCGAAACCACACAACCCACGTCCGGCGCCTCGCTCGCAGAACTGCAGAAACTCGTCGATCGGGTCGACCTCGCCGGCTCCGGCATCGGCACCGCGTCGGCCATCCGTGAGATCGATGATCTCTTCCTCGCCCACGCCGTGTGGTTTCACCACCCCCTGTATGCGGCGCACCTGAACTGCCCGGTGGCGCTCCCCGCCGTCGCGGCCGAGACGATCCTCGCCGCGGTCAACACCTCGGTCGACACCTACGACCAGTCGACGGTGGGCACGCTGATGGAGCGTCGGCTGATCGAGGCCGTGACGGGATGGGTGGGGTTCGCCTCGGGCGACGGCATCTTCACCTCCGGGGGCACGCAGTCGAACCTCCATGCGCTGTTCCTCGCCAGAGAGGCGGCACTGGCGGCGGTCGGCGGCTCGCGTACGACGTCGATGTCTCGCTTGGTCGTCTTCGCCACGGCATCCAGTCATTTCAGCGTCGGCAAGTCGTCGCTGCTGCTCGGCCTCGCCGACGATGCGGTCATCGAGGTGGCCGACGACAGCGCAGGGCGGATGCTTCCGGCTGACCTCGATGCGGCGGTCTCTGCGGCTGTGGCGGAGGGGCGGGTGCCCATCGCCGTCGTCGCCACCGCAGGCACTACGGACCGCGGCGTGATCGACCCGCTCGCGAGCATCGCCGCGGTGTGCGACGCCCGCGGTCTGTGGCTGCACGTCGACGCTGCCTACGGAGGAGGACTCCTGGTCTCGTCCCGGCGCCGGCACCTTCTTGCAGGCATCGAACGGGCACGGTCCGTCACCGTCGATTTCCACAAGAGCTTCTTCCAGCCCGTCTCCTCCAGCGCCCTGCTCGTGCGCGACCCCCGGGATCTGGTTGCGGGCGCCTGGCACGCCGATTACCTCAACCCGCGGGAGAACGACGAACCCAATCAGGTGGACAAGTCGCTGCAGACCACGCGCCGTTTCGACGCGCTGAAGCTGTGGGCGACGCTCCGATCGATGGGGACGGCGCAGGTCGGCGAGCTGTTCGACGCGGTCATCGATCTCGCCACGGCCGCCGGCGATCTGGTCGACGCCGATCCCGAACTCGAGCTGGTGGGTCGCACCCAGCTCAGCACCGTGCTCTTCCGCGCGCGTCCCGGGGATGTGCCGCCCGCAGTGCAGGATGAGCTCGTCGCGGGGGTCCGGCGCGTGCTCTTCGAATCCGGCCGTGCACTCGTCGCGAAGACGGTGATCGACGGACGGCCCTGCCTGAAACTGACTCTCCTCAACCCGGAAGCCACCCTCGACGACGTCCGAACGATCCTGGACATCGTGAAGGACGCGGCGACTGCTCTCGCGGGCATATCGCCGGATCTCGTCGCCGCGGAGGCGACGGCATGA